In the genome of Candidatus Microbacterium phytovorans, one region contains:
- a CDS encoding AraC family transcriptional regulator, with product MDATEIPPTSPQERADGFDRQRLSVVPRPIVDTALTRPVTRRILVTDAGYFPHADHHGRHRPDGTEETIVIVCVAGAGWVEADGIRIAVGSSTAIVIPGGTPHSYGASTTDPWTIWWCHVRGSDVPELLEAAGIRPGRVTLSLPAVERVTALLDEISVALARDTTPGRLLATSGMAWRLLTQLAVDRVIPSEGAPVERAMRYLEDRIDGHVQVPELAAMVGVSASHLAALFREATGGGVLAHHNALKMARARELLDTTTLPVAEVGRRIGLDDPFYFSRQFRRTHGMSPRAYRETRKG from the coding sequence ATGGATGCGACGGAGATCCCACCGACGTCCCCACAAGAGCGTGCCGACGGCTTCGACCGGCAACGGCTCAGCGTCGTCCCGCGGCCGATCGTCGATACCGCCCTCACCCGCCCCGTCACCCGACGCATCCTCGTCACCGACGCCGGCTACTTCCCCCACGCCGACCACCACGGACGCCACCGCCCCGACGGCACGGAGGAGACGATCGTCATCGTCTGCGTCGCCGGGGCCGGATGGGTGGAGGCCGACGGCATCCGCATCGCCGTCGGGTCGTCCACCGCGATCGTCATCCCCGGCGGCACCCCCCACTCGTACGGCGCCTCCACGACCGACCCCTGGACGATCTGGTGGTGCCACGTCCGCGGCTCCGACGTGCCCGAACTGCTGGAGGCCGCCGGCATCCGACCCGGCCGCGTCACCCTGTCGCTGCCGGCCGTCGAGCGGGTGACGGCGCTCCTCGACGAGATCTCCGTCGCCCTCGCCCGCGACACCACCCCCGGCCGCCTTCTCGCGACCTCCGGCATGGCCTGGCGTCTGCTGACACAACTGGCGGTCGACCGGGTGATCCCCAGCGAGGGCGCCCCCGTCGAACGCGCGATGCGCTACCTCGAGGACCGCATCGACGGTCACGTGCAGGTGCCCGAACTCGCGGCGATGGTCGGCGTCTCCGCCTCGCACCTGGCCGCGCTGTTCCGCGAGGCCACCGGCGGCGGCGTGCTCGCGCACCACAACGCGCTCAAGATGGCGCGCGCCCGCGAGCTCCTCGACACGACGACGCTGCCCGTCGCGGAGGTCGGTCGCCGCATCGGGCTGGACGACCCCTTCTACTTCTCCCGGCAGTTCCGCCGCACCCACGGCATGAGCCCCCGCGCCTACCGCGAGACCCGCAAGGGCTGA
- a CDS encoding carbohydrate ABC transporter permease: protein MVTAASATAAEATGAITRPASARRRTPHTSGTVSTVAVNVALVVAAVYFLLPLVWVLIAATKSPADLFGTFGLWFSDAPQAWENLVALFTQDGGAFTRWVLNSILYSGVGAFVAMVISAACGYAIAKFPFRGRELLFSVILGGVLVPATVIALPLYFLLNTFGLTGTYWAVLLPSMVSPFGVYLARIHANASVPDEVIEAARLDGAGDLRIFASMASRMMMPALVTIFLFQFVTIWNNYLLPLVMLNDTSTFPVTLGLTLWNGQTQRDPMFYALVVTGSAVSALLLVALMTGLQRFWRADLTAGATKG from the coding sequence ATGGTGACCGCCGCATCCGCCACCGCTGCCGAGGCGACCGGGGCGATCACGCGTCCGGCATCCGCTCGTCGCCGTACACCGCACACCTCGGGAACGGTCAGCACGGTCGCCGTGAACGTGGCGCTCGTCGTCGCGGCCGTGTACTTCCTGCTGCCGCTCGTGTGGGTGCTCATCGCCGCCACCAAGTCGCCCGCCGACCTCTTCGGCACCTTCGGCCTGTGGTTCTCCGACGCGCCGCAGGCGTGGGAGAACCTCGTCGCCCTCTTCACACAGGACGGCGGCGCCTTCACCCGCTGGGTGCTCAACAGCATCCTGTACTCCGGCGTCGGAGCGTTCGTCGCGATGGTGATCTCGGCCGCGTGCGGCTACGCGATCGCGAAGTTCCCGTTCCGCGGGCGGGAGCTGCTGTTCTCCGTCATCCTCGGCGGGGTGCTCGTGCCGGCCACGGTCATCGCCCTCCCGCTCTACTTCCTCCTCAACACCTTCGGCCTCACCGGCACCTACTGGGCGGTGCTGCTGCCGAGCATGGTGAGCCCCTTCGGCGTCTACCTCGCCCGCATCCACGCCAACGCGAGCGTGCCCGACGAGGTGATCGAGGCGGCGCGGCTCGACGGCGCCGGCGACCTCCGCATCTTCGCGTCGATGGCGTCGCGCATGATGATGCCCGCGCTCGTCACGATCTTCCTGTTCCAGTTCGTCACCATCTGGAACAACTACCTGCTGCCGCTCGTCATGCTCAACGACACGTCCACCTTCCCGGTGACTCTGGGACTGACGCTGTGGAACGGGCAGACGCAGCGCGACCCCATGTTCTACGCGCTCGTCGTCACCGGTTCTGCCGTGTCGGCGCTGCTGCTGGTCGCGCTCATGACGGGGCTGCAGCGCTTCTGGCGCGCCGACCTCACCGCCGGCGCGACGAAGGGCTGA
- a CDS encoding sugar ABC transporter permease: MTSVALPRSRRRLPGAVWVLILPFAVMFVAFFVAPIVYAIVQSMFTTRSSGLGYGAPETAFVFLDNYARALADPSFVESLGRLVTFSAVLVPLMVLTALGLALLLDSGRALAPRFFRVVFFSPYGVPGVVATLLWGFLYVPATSPVLQLLSSAGIAFDPLSSGNVLFSIANIALWGFAGYNMVILMAALNAIPSELYEAARVDGASAWSTIWHIKLPLVRPSIILVTVFTIIGTLQLFVEPLVLRPLTTAISSTYTPNLAAYNQAFAQGNPNLAAAMAVIVALLGFAFSFGFLRLVNRKGSRAW; the protein is encoded by the coding sequence GTGACCTCCGTCGCCCTCCCGCGCTCCCGCCGCCGGCTCCCCGGCGCCGTCTGGGTGCTGATCCTGCCGTTCGCTGTCATGTTCGTGGCGTTCTTCGTGGCGCCGATCGTCTACGCGATCGTGCAGAGCATGTTCACGACGCGCAGTTCGGGACTCGGGTACGGCGCCCCCGAAACGGCGTTCGTCTTCCTCGACAACTACGCCCGCGCGCTCGCCGACCCGTCGTTCGTGGAGAGCCTCGGCAGGCTCGTGACCTTCTCCGCCGTGCTCGTGCCGCTCATGGTGCTCACCGCGCTCGGACTCGCCCTCCTCCTCGACTCCGGACGCGCCCTCGCCCCCCGCTTCTTCCGCGTCGTCTTTTTCTCGCCGTACGGCGTCCCCGGCGTCGTCGCCACGCTGCTGTGGGGCTTCCTCTACGTCCCCGCGACGAGCCCGGTCCTCCAGCTGCTGAGTTCGGCCGGCATCGCGTTCGACCCGCTCTCCAGCGGCAACGTGCTCTTCTCCATCGCCAACATCGCGCTGTGGGGGTTCGCCGGCTACAACATGGTCATCCTCATGGCCGCGCTCAACGCCATCCCCTCCGAACTGTACGAAGCGGCCCGCGTCGACGGCGCCTCCGCCTGGTCGACCATCTGGCACATCAAGCTCCCGCTCGTGCGGCCCTCGATCATCCTCGTGACCGTCTTCACGATCATCGGCACGCTGCAGCTGTTCGTCGAACCGCTCGTGCTCCGTCCGCTGACCACCGCCATCAGCTCCACGTACACCCCCAATCTCGCCGCCTACAACCAGGCGTTCGCGCAGGGGAACCCGAACCTCGCCGCGGCGATGGCGGTGATCGTGGCCCTCCTCGGGTTCGCCTTCTCGTTCGGGTTCCTCCGTCTCGTCAACCGGAAGGGGAGCCGCGCATGGTGA
- a CDS encoding extracellular solute-binding protein, with the protein MSISARRRTRVAALAIGAVAAIALAGCSAGTSTEPPADGEPVEITFQSWVPNIDRAVDAFNEAHDDIHVTLETITAGPDGGYATMLSAVQAGNPADVVQLGYDAIPDFLINDALEDITPYVSDAESLFVPWQWQTGVFGDKVYSIPQASGPLGQFYRADIFEELGIDYPETWDEFYEAAKVVRASDPDRYITAFAFNQAPWMIGLAQQGGANWFVAENDAWSVSIDGAETTKVADFWQKMIDEDLVKIEADFSSEWNADLQNGNILSWISGSWADAILRGTAPDTAGKWAVGAMPQWNAGDNVSATWAGGSANAVLKGSKNPEAAAEFAVWLNSNTDSVSILTEIGAGWPSIVDTAAIASLQDAPEVFDFYGGQDIWDVFAESDKAVDTSWSWPPLSSTLFASLTDNVKAAVDAGTPLADAYAKTQADMVAALTERGISVSD; encoded by the coding sequence ATGTCCATTTCCGCACGCCGTCGCACCCGAGTGGCGGCCCTCGCGATCGGCGCTGTCGCCGCGATCGCCCTCGCCGGCTGCAGCGCCGGCACCAGCACGGAGCCACCCGCCGACGGCGAGCCCGTCGAGATCACCTTCCAGTCGTGGGTGCCGAACATCGACCGCGCCGTGGACGCGTTCAACGAGGCGCACGACGACATCCACGTCACGCTCGAGACGATCACCGCCGGCCCCGACGGCGGCTACGCCACCATGCTGTCGGCCGTGCAGGCCGGCAACCCCGCCGATGTCGTCCAGCTCGGCTACGACGCGATCCCCGACTTCCTCATCAACGACGCCCTCGAAGACATCACCCCGTACGTCTCGGATGCCGAGAGCCTCTTCGTCCCGTGGCAGTGGCAGACCGGTGTCTTCGGCGACAAGGTGTACTCGATCCCGCAGGCCTCCGGTCCGCTCGGACAGTTCTACCGCGCCGACATCTTCGAGGAGCTCGGCATCGACTACCCGGAGACGTGGGACGAGTTCTACGAAGCGGCCAAGGTCGTCCGTGCGTCCGACCCCGACCGTTACATCACCGCGTTCGCCTTCAACCAGGCGCCGTGGATGATCGGTCTCGCCCAGCAGGGCGGCGCCAACTGGTTCGTCGCCGAGAACGACGCCTGGTCGGTGTCGATCGACGGCGCCGAGACGACCAAGGTCGCCGACTTCTGGCAGAAGATGATCGACGAAGACCTCGTCAAGATCGAGGCCGACTTCTCCAGCGAGTGGAACGCCGACCTGCAGAACGGCAACATCCTGTCCTGGATCTCCGGTTCGTGGGCGGATGCCATTCTCCGCGGCACGGCGCCCGACACCGCCGGCAAGTGGGCCGTCGGCGCGATGCCGCAGTGGAACGCCGGCGACAACGTCTCGGCGACGTGGGCGGGTGGTTCGGCCAACGCGGTGCTGAAGGGCTCGAAGAACCCCGAGGCGGCAGCGGAGTTCGCCGTGTGGCTCAACTCCAACACCGACAGCGTCAGCATCCTCACCGAGATCGGCGCCGGCTGGCCGTCGATCGTCGACACCGCGGCGATCGCGTCGCTCCAGGACGCCCCCGAGGTCTTCGACTTCTACGGCGGCCAGGACATCTGGGACGTGTTCGCCGAGTCGGACAAGGCCGTCGACACGTCGTGGTCGTGGCCCCCGCTGTCCTCGACGCTGTTCGCGAGCCTGACCGACAACGTCAAGGCCGCCGTCGACGCCGGCACACCGCTCGCCGACGCGTACGCCAAGACGCAGGCCGACATGGTCGCCGCTCTCACCGAGCGCGGCATCTCCGTCAGCGACTGA
- a CDS encoding endo alpha-1,4 polygalactosaminidase: MSRHVRDRTASSGVLTLVAVMASLVLSGCAAATAVPAETPDATATPSPSAASVALPPAGGAPDYQLGGAYDPASGVEIVARDRTAPPAASLYSICYVNAFQTQPGEADDWPGALLLRDAAGELVIDPDWPDEVIVDTRDAAGVAARVIPWIEGCAADGFDAVEFDNLDTYTRTDGALSRADNVAVAGLLVEAAHRVGLAAGQKNAAEDAELLRTEASFDFAVTEECAAYDECAAYTDVYGDAVIGIEYTDNLPRPFAEVCEHEDRPASLVLRDRDLTVVGDPAYVFELCD; this comes from the coding sequence GTGAGCCGACACGTCCGCGACCGTACCGCGAGCTCGGGCGTCCTGACGCTCGTCGCCGTCATGGCCTCGCTCGTACTAAGCGGCTGCGCGGCGGCAACGGCGGTGCCTGCCGAGACTCCGGACGCCACCGCGACACCTTCGCCCTCCGCCGCGTCGGTGGCGTTGCCGCCGGCGGGCGGCGCTCCGGACTACCAACTCGGCGGTGCGTACGACCCGGCTTCCGGGGTAGAGATCGTGGCGCGCGACCGCACCGCGCCTCCCGCCGCGTCGCTGTACTCGATCTGCTACGTCAACGCCTTCCAGACCCAGCCGGGCGAGGCGGACGACTGGCCGGGCGCGCTGCTTCTGCGCGACGCCGCGGGCGAACTCGTCATCGATCCCGACTGGCCCGACGAGGTCATCGTGGACACGCGGGATGCCGCGGGCGTCGCCGCCAGGGTGATCCCCTGGATCGAGGGGTGTGCGGCGGACGGGTTCGACGCGGTCGAGTTCGACAACCTCGACACCTATACGCGCACGGATGGGGCGCTCTCGCGCGCGGATAACGTCGCGGTCGCAGGCCTACTGGTCGAGGCGGCGCACCGGGTGGGTCTCGCGGCCGGTCAGAAGAACGCGGCGGAGGATGCCGAGCTCCTCCGCACCGAGGCGAGTTTCGACTTCGCAGTCACCGAGGAGTGCGCCGCGTACGACGAATGCGCCGCCTACACCGACGTGTACGGCGACGCGGTGATCGGTATCGAGTACACCGACAACCTTCCGCGGCCGTTCGCGGAGGTGTGTGAGCA